One Methanocaldococcus villosus KIN24-T80 genomic window carries:
- the sepF gene encoding cell division protein SepF — translation MFKKLKEIFSPEGKKIKSTKPITIEEYFESLEELPHDVVDEEKIVIKACSIYNEKDGVDAILYAESGHIVIAKIPNLEKDVDEEFIEVIKKIRDEVSKFGGKLILLGEEHLLITPKNVIIEKVIKESREKKGEEK, via the coding sequence ATGTTTAAAAAATTAAAGGAGATATTTAGTCCGGAAGGAAAGAAAATAAAAAGCACAAAGCCAATAACAATAGAAGAATATTTTGAAAGTTTAGAGGAGTTACCACATGATGTTGTAGATGAAGAAAAGATAGTTATAAAAGCATGCTCTATATATAATGAAAAGGATGGGGTTGATGCTATATTATATGCTGAATCAGGGCATATAGTTATAGCAAAAATCCCAAACTTAGAGAAAGATGTAGATGAAGAATTTATAGAAGTTATAAAAAAGATTAGAGATGAAGTGTCTAAGTTTGGGGGGAAACTTATACTATTAGGTGAAGAACATTTATTAATCACCCCAAAAAATGTAATTATTGAAAAGGTGATAAAAGAGAGCAGAGAAAAGAAAGGAGAGGAGAAATAG
- a CDS encoding DUF371 domain-containing protein: MEFIIKAYGHKNVSAKHKTTLEITKEDYLTKRGDCIIGIKANKSMLDFPDELKNKIREGGKFRIEIEVDGLKEIIEGYGHRDLLMTHPTDIVIRKSSYICPRTLMIKANKGARDINREIVKKLQEGKELIFKIIV, translated from the coding sequence ATGGAGTTTATTATAAAAGCTTATGGGCATAAGAATGTATCAGCTAAGCATAAGACAACATTAGAAATTACTAAAGAAGATTATTTAACAAAAAGAGGGGATTGTATTATTGGAATTAAAGCTAACAAATCTATGTTAGATTTTCCAGATGAGCTGAAAAACAAAATAAGAGAAGGGGGAAAGTTTAGAATTGAGATAGAGGTAGATGGATTAAAAGAGATTATAGAAGGTTATGGACATAGGGATCTGTTAATGACTCATCCTACGGATATTGTTATAAGAAAGAGTTCCTACATATGCCCAAGAACATTAATGATTAAGGCAAATAAAGGGGCTAGGGATATAAATAGGGAGATTGTAAAAAAACTTCAAGAAGGTAAAGAGCTAATATTTAAGATAATTGTCTAA
- a CDS encoding isopentenyl phosphate kinase: protein MILKLGGSVLSDKKIPFSVNWDNLERIAMEIKKASVDDLIIVHGGGSFGHPIAKKYMKNGQFINMHKGFWEIQRAMRRFNNIIIDTLQSYDIPAVSIQPSSFVVYKGEIVFDVSAIKEFLKKKFVPVIHGDIIIGEDYKILSGDDIAPYLAKTLGLRLLYATDVDGVYVNGKVIERIDKENVEDVLKHLSGSNGIDVTGGMRYKIEMLIKNKLNAIIFNGNKRDNIYKALKGEKIGTEIILE from the coding sequence TTGTCTGATAAGAAAATACCTTTTTCTGTTAATTGGGATAATTTAGAAAGAATAGCTATGGAAATTAAAAAAGCTTCTGTAGATGATCTTATTATTGTTCATGGTGGAGGATCTTTTGGACATCCTATTGCTAAAAAATATATGAAAAATGGGCAATTTATAAATATGCATAAGGGATTTTGGGAAATACAAAGAGCTATGAGAAGATTTAATAATATTATTATTGATACATTACAAAGTTATGATATTCCCGCAGTTTCAATACAGCCCTCTTCTTTTGTAGTTTATAAAGGAGAAATAGTTTTTGATGTATCAGCAATAAAAGAGTTTTTAAAAAAGAAATTTGTCCCTGTCATTCATGGAGATATAATTATTGGAGAAGATTATAAAATTCTCTCTGGTGATGACATAGCCCCATATTTAGCTAAAACATTAGGTTTGAGACTTTTATATGCTACAGATGTTGATGGTGTTTATGTTAATGGGAAGGTTATAGAGAGAATAGATAAGGAGAATGTAGAGGATGTGCTAAAACATTTATCTGGTTCTAATGGAATAGATGTTACTGGAGGAATGAGGTATAAGATAGAGATGTTAATTAAAAATAAGTTAAATGCTATTATATTTAATGGAAATAAAAGAGATAATATCTATAAAGCTTTAAAAGGAGAAAAGATAGGGACAGAGATAATATTAGAGTAA
- the purQ gene encoding phosphoribosylformylglycinamidine synthase I — translation MIAVIKFLGSNCDLDVCKAITLAGGKADLVFYTEKLDKYKAAVLPGGFSYGDYLRAGAIAARTGIINEIREMINKGYPVLGICNGAQIGLEAGFSKGVFTLNKNARFICRWVYIRVENNKTPFTQFYKKGEVLKIPIAHAEGRYYADDETLDYLYKKDMIVFKYCDETGEITEDANPNGSIDNIAGVCNEDYNCLLMMPHPERASEKILGSDDGLKVFKGMLHAIKDL, via the coding sequence ATGATAGCTGTAATAAAGTTTCTTGGAAGTAATTGTGATTTAGATGTTTGTAAAGCAATAACATTAGCTGGTGGTAAGGCAGATCTTGTATTTTACACTGAAAAATTGGATAAATATAAAGCAGCTGTTCTTCCAGGAGGATTTTCATATGGAGATTATTTAAGAGCAGGAGCTATTGCTGCAAGGACAGGAATTATAAATGAGATTAGGGAAATGATTAATAAAGGATATCCTGTTTTAGGGATCTGTAATGGGGCTCAAATTGGATTAGAAGCAGGATTTTCTAAAGGGGTTTTCACATTAAATAAAAATGCAAGGTTTATATGTAGATGGGTTTATATAAGGGTTGAAAATAATAAAACTCCTTTTACACAGTTTTATAAAAAAGGAGAAGTTCTTAAAATACCTATAGCTCATGCTGAAGGTAGATATTATGCTGATGATGAAACATTAGACTATCTTTATAAAAAAGATATGATTGTATTTAAATACTGTGATGAAACTGGAGAGATTACAGAGGATGCTAACCCTAATGGTTCTATTGATAATATAGCAGGTGTATGTAATGAAGATTACAACTGTCTATTAATGATGCCTCATCCAGAGAGAGCTTCTGAAAAGATATTGGGATCTGATGATGGATTAAAGGTTTTTAAAGGGATGCTTCATGCTATCAAAGATCTTTAA
- a CDS encoding ParA family protein — MKVVTFAIAKGGTGKTIITANVSAALGKKGKRVLIIDNDIGSRSLSYLFNISPERYLIDIINKKSIKDAIIKTDVENIDILPMGKNLMDYLKLDIEDLNKFNEIKDYDYIFIDSPATSTGVETYISLGFSNYFIPVIDYTSLAPSLQGAINTLVIGKNYLESEPVGFIINKAEEVPESVKKDLEKILGVKCIAIINKNSFIEDSYEKKKILYLTGEDERFNKIIDNIVNFLEELEDKSEINIPSVIAKIKKATLF; from the coding sequence ATGAAAGTTGTTACTTTTGCTATTGCTAAGGGTGGTACTGGGAAGACTATAATTACTGCAAATGTTTCAGCTGCATTAGGTAAGAAAGGAAAAAGAGTTTTAATAATAGACAATGATATAGGCTCAAGATCTTTAAGTTATTTATTCAACATCTCTCCAGAGAGATATCTCATAGATATTATAAATAAAAAATCTATAAAAGATGCAATAATAAAAACTGATGTGGAGAATATAGATATCTTACCTATGGGAAAGAATTTAATGGATTACTTAAAATTAGATATTGAAGATTTAAATAAGTTTAATGAGATAAAAGACTATGATTATATATTCATAGACTCACCTGCAACATCTACAGGTGTAGAAACATACATATCATTAGGTTTCTCTAACTACTTTATCCCTGTTATAGACTACACCTCTCTAGCTCCAAGCCTACAAGGGGCTATAAATACATTGGTTATAGGAAAAAATTATTTAGAAAGTGAACCTGTAGGATTTATAATAAATAAAGCTGAAGAAGTTCCAGAAAGTGTAAAAAAAGATCTTGAAAAGATTTTAGGAGTTAAATGTATAGCCATAATAAATAAAAATTCATTTATTGAAGATTCATATGAAAAGAAAAAGATCCTATACTTGACTGGAGAGGATGAAAGGTTTAATAAGATAATAGATAATATTGTCAATTTCTTAGAAGAGCTTGAAGATAAGAGTGAGATAAATATCCCAAGTGTTATAGCTAAGATAAAAAAGGCCACCCTATTTTAA
- a CDS encoding winged helix-turn-helix transcriptional regulator, with translation MPIFHVLGKKGTIEIIYKIKDGINTFTKLKNSLDMDGCGVSTRTLAERLNELEQENIIQKEGSKYYLTKKGYELIEIIEQVKEWENKWEESKIPKIVINMLKG, from the coding sequence ATGCCCATTTTTCATGTTCTTGGAAAAAAAGGAACAATTGAGATAATATATAAAATTAAAGATGGAATTAATACATTTACAAAGCTTAAAAACAGCTTGGATATGGATGGGTGTGGGGTAAGTACAAGAACTTTGGCAGAGAGATTAAATGAGTTAGAGCAGGAGAACATTATTCAAAAAGAAGGTAGTAAATACTATTTAACAAAAAAGGGTTATGAGCTCATTGAGATTATAGAGCAAGTAAAAGAGTGGGAAAACAAGTGGGAAGAGTCAAAGATTCCAAAGATTGTTATAAATATGTTAAAAGGGTGA
- a CDS encoding indole-3-glycerol phosphate synthase TrpC: MNILKEIVSNRKKLVEEEKKGLIDELKKYIEDERKRFKLSKAIKLNKNYLNPIIAEIKPSSPSKGKIKEINENNIKDIAKELIEGNATALSVLTEPKYFNGSYKNIILLRDINIPILMKDFVIDKYQIEIANEIGADAVLLIVSALGEELYKFLDYVDDYNLEALVEVSNEEEIDLAVDAGAKIIGINNRDLRTLNIDLKRTEMLSKFIPKGKIKVSESGVKSREDLLYVLKYTDAALVGTSIMESDNIKAKMLWLTKK, from the coding sequence ATGAATATATTGAAAGAGATTGTATCAAATAGAAAAAAACTTGTAGAGGAGGAGAAAAAGGGTTTAATAGATGAATTAAAAAAATATATTGAAGATGAAAGAAAGAGATTTAAATTATCTAAAGCTATAAAATTGAATAAAAATTATTTAAATCCAATAATAGCAGAGATTAAGCCAAGTTCTCCTTCAAAAGGTAAAATCAAAGAAATTAATGAAAACAATATTAAAGATATAGCTAAAGAACTTATTGAAGGGAATGCTACTGCTTTATCAGTCTTAACAGAACCAAAATATTTTAATGGTTCATATAAGAATATTATATTACTCAGAGATATTAACATTCCAATACTTATGAAAGATTTTGTTATTGACAAGTATCAAATAGAGATAGCTAATGAAATAGGTGCTGATGCTGTTTTGTTAATTGTGTCTGCCTTAGGTGAAGAGTTATATAAGTTTTTAGACTATGTTGATGACTATAACTTAGAGGCATTAGTAGAAGTTTCTAATGAAGAAGAGATAGATTTAGCTGTAGATGCTGGAGCAAAGATTATTGGAATAAATAATAGAGATTTGAGAACTTTAAATATTGATTTAAAAAGAACTGAAATGCTCTCTAAATTTATACCAAAGGGTAAAATAAAGGTTAGTGAAAGTGGAGTTAAAAGTAGGGAAGATCTTCTATATGTGTTAAAATATACAGATGCTGCTTTGGTAGGGACATCTATTATGGAAAGTGATAATATTAAAGCAAAAATGTTATGGTTAACTAAGAAGTGA
- a CDS encoding HesB-like protein — MNLNIDEKAIDFIMKKLKENKKDAVVIHFSGFSURGPKFDVVIKDPSPNDELVYDKEFKIYVDPIVKQFLDGGKIKLVYKKSIFGEGVNVVIC, encoded by the coding sequence ATGAATTTGAACATAGATGAAAAAGCTATAGATTTTATAATGAAAAAATTAAAAGAAAATAAAAAAGATGCAGTAGTTATACATTTCTCTGGTTTTAGTTGAAGAGGCCCTAAATTTGATGTGGTAATAAAAGACCCTTCCCCAAATGATGAATTAGTCTATGATAAAGAATTTAAAATATATGTTGATCCAATAGTGAAACAGTTTTTAGATGGAGGTAAAATTAAATTAGTTTATAAAAAATCAATATTTGGGGAAGGGGTTAATGTGGTTATCTGCTAA
- the mmp11 gene encoding methanogenesis marker protein 11: MKALYKRIIALVDEPLKRVELIEEHPCPNGNEWMIYQYKRTSPLIISAWREGNKHHFLVKIGKERLNLIPSLAAAGIEEVYVEGDRVHIIHAGLAGAGVGVELRKGAENVIEAKIIEKGGGSKLGKGEIVTRKMYKVIVGIDDTDTKDEGATWLLAHKIGLEIEKMGLGYYLDHTTVQLYPKNPEKTQNCVSIALSFAVFPEYRYKICKSIKKLLKENTLSDNTAMAIYYGLFPSKSLKLFALKAKKEIVSLEEAKLVALRNNVDVIEITGEKGIIGAVAALGLAEHHNIAPKLPEDL, from the coding sequence GTGAAAGCCTTGTATAAAAGAATAATAGCTTTAGTAGATGAACCATTAAAAAGAGTAGAACTAATTGAGGAACATCCTTGCCCAAATGGTAATGAATGGATGATATATCAATATAAAAGAACATCACCTCTAATCATCTCTGCTTGGAGGGAAGGTAATAAGCATCATTTCTTAGTAAAAATTGGTAAAGAAAGGTTAAATTTAATACCTTCATTAGCTGCTGCTGGTATAGAAGAGGTGTATGTTGAGGGAGATAGGGTTCACATAATACATGCAGGTTTAGCAGGTGCAGGAGTGGGAGTTGAGTTAAGAAAAGGAGCAGAAAATGTTATTGAGGCTAAAATAATAGAGAAAGGTGGGGGGTCAAAGTTAGGAAAGGGAGAGATTGTAACTAGGAAGATGTATAAAGTAATAGTAGGAATAGATGACACAGATACAAAGGATGAAGGGGCTACTTGGCTATTAGCTCATAAGATTGGTTTGGAAATAGAAAAGATGGGATTGGGTTATTATTTAGATCATACAACAGTTCAACTCTATCCAAAAAATCCAGAAAAAACTCAAAACTGTGTTTCTATAGCCCTAAGCTTTGCTGTTTTTCCTGAATATAGATATAAAATATGTAAATCTATAAAAAAGCTACTTAAAGAGAATACCCTTTCTGACAATACTGCTATGGCTATATACTATGGTCTTTTCCCATCAAAAAGTTTAAAACTTTTTGCATTAAAAGCAAAAAAAGAAATTGTTAGTTTAGAAGAGGCCAAACTTGTGGCTTTGAGAAATAATGTTGATGTCATTGAGATAACAGGAGAAAAAGGGATTATTGGGGCAGTAGCTGCTCTTGGCCTGGCTGAGCATCATAATATAGCCCCAAAACTTCCTGAAGATTTGTGA
- a CDS encoding orotate phosphoribosyltransferase-like protein, translating into MDKKLLEKVIELKKSGLTVGEIADELNVSMETARYLVLNAEKLLEKEEIKKNVDIFIDWKNIGSSAYRLRKISSIISDIIKSRKIEFDTVVGISNSGVPIATLVAEELDKELAIYIPKKQLLEDGKRIIGSISQNFSTISYKRAVIIDDVVTSGSTLTECVKQLKNSCSPKLIVVLIDKSGLDEIDGVPLVPLIRVGAVNIEGL; encoded by the coding sequence ATGGATAAAAAGCTTTTAGAAAAAGTTATTGAATTGAAGAAATCTGGATTAACTGTTGGTGAGATTGCTGATGAGTTAAATGTATCTATGGAAACTGCAAGATATCTTGTTTTAAATGCTGAAAAACTTTTGGAAAAAGAAGAAATTAAAAAGAATGTTGATATATTTATTGATTGGAAAAATATAGGATCTTCTGCATATAGGTTAAGAAAAATAAGCTCAATAATTTCTGATATTATAAAGAGTAGGAAGATAGAGTTTGATACAGTTGTAGGCATTTCTAACAGTGGTGTTCCAATAGCCACTTTAGTAGCTGAGGAGTTAGATAAAGAGTTAGCCATATACATACCAAAAAAGCAATTATTAGAAGATGGAAAAAGGATTATTGGATCAATATCTCAAAACTTTTCAACTATAAGCTATAAAAGAGCTGTTATAATTGATGATGTTGTAACAAGTGGCAGCACATTAACAGAATGTGTAAAACAGCTGAAAAATTCATGTAGTCCAAAATTAATAGTAGTTTTAATAGATAAGAGTGGATTGGATGAGATTGATGGAGTACCTTTAGTACCTCTTATAAGGGTAGGAGCTGTTAATATAGAGGGGTTATAA
- the purD gene encoding phosphoribosylamine--glycine ligase yields MKVLLIGGGARESAIAHALKRGDVELYTLMKNKNPGIAKLSEEIKIAKETDLNAIEEFAKKTNPDLAIIGPEAPLEKGAVDLLESLSIPTVGPSKEAAKIETDKSFMRNLMKKYGIKGSLLYKTFDSYGEDLISFIDELTEKGIKAVVKPVGLTGGKGVKVVGEQLKDNEEAKKYAKEIFEKSIGGGRVIIEEKLEGVEFTLHGFVDSDNIAFTPFVQDHPHALEGDKGSITGGMGSYSCPDHKLPFLTDEDVEEAKEIMSETVKALKEEVGGYKGILYGQFMLTKEGPKIIEYNARFGDPEAMNILAILKNNFIDVCEGIVNRSLNKMNVEFENKATVCKYIAPKGYPDDPVKGFIEVDEGKIKEVGAILHYASVDERDGKLYMTGSRALAVVGVADTIEEAERIAEEATKYVRGEVYHRSDVGKKELIKKRIEKMRKLRQLS; encoded by the coding sequence ATGAAGGTCTTGTTAATAGGTGGAGGGGCTAGAGAAAGTGCTATAGCTCATGCTTTAAAGAGGGGTGATGTGGAGTTATATACCCTTATGAAAAATAAAAATCCTGGAATTGCTAAGTTATCAGAGGAAATAAAAATAGCTAAAGAAACTGATTTAAATGCTATAGAAGAGTTTGCTAAAAAGACAAATCCTGATCTTGCTATTATAGGCCCAGAAGCTCCATTAGAGAAAGGAGCTGTTGATCTCTTAGAATCTCTTTCAATTCCTACAGTAGGTCCTAGTAAAGAGGCTGCTAAAATAGAAACTGACAAAAGCTTTATGAGAAACTTAATGAAAAAATATGGTATAAAAGGTTCTCTACTTTATAAAACATTTGACAGTTATGGAGAGGATTTAATCTCTTTTATAGATGAACTTACTGAAAAGGGTATAAAAGCGGTTGTCAAACCTGTTGGATTAACAGGTGGAAAAGGTGTTAAAGTAGTTGGTGAGCAGTTAAAAGATAATGAAGAAGCTAAAAAATATGCTAAAGAAATATTTGAAAAGAGCATAGGTGGTGGGAGGGTAATTATAGAAGAAAAATTAGAAGGGGTAGAATTTACATTACATGGGTTTGTTGATAGTGACAATATAGCTTTCACTCCATTTGTTCAAGATCATCCTCATGCTTTAGAGGGTGATAAGGGGAGCATAACAGGAGGGATGGGTTCATACTCATGTCCAGACCATAAATTACCATTCTTAACAGATGAGGATGTTGAAGAAGCTAAAGAAATAATGTCTGAAACAGTTAAAGCTTTGAAGGAGGAAGTAGGTGGGTATAAGGGAATATTATATGGTCAATTCATGCTAACAAAGGAAGGACCAAAAATTATAGAGTATAATGCAAGATTTGGAGATCCTGAGGCTATGAATATATTAGCTATCTTAAAAAATAATTTCATAGATGTTTGTGAAGGAATAGTTAATAGAAGTTTAAATAAGATGAATGTTGAGTTTGAGAATAAAGCAACAGTTTGTAAATACATTGCCCCAAAAGGTTATCCAGATGATCCTGTTAAAGGATTTATAGAAGTTGATGAAGGAAAGATAAAAGAAGTTGGGGCTATTTTACATTATGCTTCAGTTGATGAAAGAGACGGAAAGTTATATATGACAGGTTCAAGAGCTTTGGCAGTTGTAGGTGTGGCTGATACAATAGAAGAGGCTGAAAGGATAGCTGAAGAAGCTACAAAGTATGTAAGAGGAGAGGTTTATCATAGGAGTGATGTAGGTAAAAAAGAACTGATAAAAAAGAGAATAGAAAAAATGAGAAAACTTAGACAATTATCTTAA
- the cas6 gene encoding CRISPR-associated endoribonuclease Cas6 — MRAKIEFATEKNTIIPFNHQYPLALAICNILKSIDKLQKYDKYEFFTFSLLQIPKREITKLGIKTLDGRIFLHIASPNNEFLKTFIKGILECESFKVDNIELVPITLTFEDIPKQFNILKTISPIYLRTTIEENGKKKIYDLLPNHSKFYENLKKNLKMKYEAFYNKKCNFDFDFEILKFKTKRMLVKNTYCRCTEMVFRVWGDYEIIKFGYECGFGEWNSMGFGMVIEGKDENNSGNNRS, encoded by the coding sequence ATGAGGGCTAAAATAGAATTTGCTACTGAAAAAAATACTATAATTCCTTTTAATCACCAATATCCTTTAGCCTTAGCTATATGTAACATTTTAAAAAGTATAGATAAGTTACAGAAATATGATAAATATGAATTTTTTACATTTTCACTTTTACAAATTCCAAAGAGAGAAATTACAAAATTGGGAATCAAAACCTTAGATGGTAGAATTTTTTTACATATTGCTTCTCCAAATAATGAATTTTTAAAGACTTTTATTAAAGGAATTTTAGAATGTGAATCATTTAAAGTTGATAATATCGAATTAGTGCCAATAACACTAACTTTTGAAGATATACCAAAACAGTTTAATATATTAAAAACAATCTCCCCAATTTATCTAAGAACTACAATAGAGGAGAATGGAAAGAAAAAAATATATGATCTTTTGCCAAACCATTCTAAATTTTATGAAAACCTAAAGAAAAATTTAAAAATGAAGTATGAAGCTTTTTACAATAAAAAATGCAACTTTGATTTTGACTTTGAGATATTAAAATTCAAAACAAAGAGAATGTTAGTAAAGAATACATACTGTAGGTGCACAGAAATGGTTTTTAGGGTCTGGGGGGATTATGAGATTATAAAATTTGGATATGAATGTGGTTTTGGGGAGTGGAATTCAATGGGTTTTGGAATGGTTATAGAGGGAAAAGATGAAAATAATAGTGGGAATAACAGGAGCTAG
- a CDS encoding preprotein translocase subunit Sec61beta, with protein MSKREERGLATSAGLVRYMDESLSKIKVKPEHVIGLTVAFIIIETILTYGRLL; from the coding sequence ATGAGTAAAAGAGAAGAAAGAGGTTTGGCAACTAGTGCAGGATTAGTTAGATATATGGATGAAAGTTTATCAAAAATAAAAGTTAAACCTGAACATGTTATTGGGCTTACAGTAGCATTTATTATTATTGAAACTATATTAACATATGGTAGATTACTCTAA
- a CDS encoding histone yields MLPKTRIKKIMKQYTKLNISSEAVDELNNILLEIIKIITETAEKNAKREGRKTIKGRDIKECDDERLKRKIIELSKRTDKMPILIKEILNVITSELE; encoded by the coding sequence ATGTTACCAAAAACAAGAATAAAAAAGATTATGAAACAATACACAAAATTGAATATCTCAAGTGAAGCTGTTGATGAGCTTAATAATATTCTTTTAGAAATAATAAAAATCATCACAGAAACTGCTGAGAAAAATGCTAAGAGAGAAGGAAGAAAAACAATTAAAGGTAGGGATATAAAAGAGTGTGATGATGAAAGGCTAAAAAGAAAAATTATTGAACTCTCTAAAAGAACTGATAAAATGCCCATACTAATTAAGGAGATATTGAATGTCATAACATCAGAGTTAGAGTGA
- a CDS encoding CBS domain-containing protein → MFNIKNIKVKDIMTRNVITAKKDESVIEAFEKMLKYKISSLPVVENNKVIGIVTTTDIGYNLIKDKYTLTTTVGEVMTKNVVTINEDASILEAIKKMDEYGDKDEIINQLPVVDKDNNLVGIISDGDIIRALSKIIR, encoded by the coding sequence ATGTTTAATATTAAAAATATTAAGGTTAAAGATATAATGACAAGAAATGTAATAACCGCCAAAAAAGATGAGTCAGTTATAGAAGCCTTTGAAAAGATGTTAAAATATAAAATTAGTTCTCTACCAGTTGTAGAGAATAATAAGGTTATTGGAATAGTAACTACAACAGATATAGGATACAATTTAATTAAGGATAAATACACTCTAACAACAACTGTTGGAGAGGTTATGACAAAGAATGTTGTAACAATAAATGAAGATGCATCTATCTTAGAGGCCATAAAGAAGATGGATGAGTATGGAGATAAGGATGAAATTATCAATCAACTACCTGTTGTAGATAAAGACAATAACCTTGTTGGGATAATATCTGATGGGGACATAATAAGAGCACTGTCAAAAATAATAAGGTGA
- a CDS encoding Era-like GTP-binding protein, producing the protein MEFKIAIIGPENAGKSSIMNALFGKYVSFVSEVGGTTKMPIKKYWGKIKIGRKKQPEFADLIFIDLGGLYTERDKESPLKPGVLKKTFEVIEDADMIIHVVDGKIGLLRNFERLHHLLKFRYQKPIIVVINKSDLLSEDDKIKIKKYIEERLKNEPLLISAKTGEGIEDLLNLIISYLKR; encoded by the coding sequence ATGGAATTTAAGATAGCCATTATAGGACCTGAGAATGCAGGTAAATCTTCAATAATGAATGCTTTATTTGGAAAATATGTTTCTTTTGTCTCTGAAGTTGGAGGAACTACAAAAATGCCTATAAAAAAATATTGGGGAAAAATAAAAATTGGTAGAAAAAAACAGCCAGAATTTGCTGATCTGATATTTATTGATCTTGGAGGGCTTTATACTGAAAGGGATAAAGAATCTCCACTAAAACCAGGTGTATTAAAGAAAACTTTTGAAGTTATAGAAGATGCTGACATGATAATTCATGTTGTTGATGGTAAAATAGGACTTTTAAGGAATTTTGAAAGGCTACATCACCTTTTAAAGTTTAGATATCAAAAACCTATAATAGTGGTTATTAACAAATCTGACTTATTATCAGAAGATGATAAGATAAAAATAAAAAAATATATAGAAGAAAGATTAAAAAATGAACCATTATTAATCTCTGCTAAAACTGGTGAAGGGATTGAAGATTTATTAAATTTGATTATTAGTTATCTAAAAAGGTGA
- a CDS encoding ATP-binding protein has protein sequence MLSKIFNFLFKKKTTNEEKRIRIDYDKCKNCTACVRVCKNNVFVIKDGKVILANPQNCDMCYSCIKVCRYGALYIG, from the coding sequence ATGCTATCAAAGATCTTTAATTTTTTATTTAAAAAGAAAACAACTAATGAGGAAAAGAGGATTAGGATTGATTATGATAAGTGTAAAAACTGTACAGCATGTGTAAGAGTTTGTAAAAATAATGTTTTTGTGATTAAGGATGGAAAAGTTATTTTAGCAAATCCTCAAAATTGTGATATGTGTTACTCCTGTATAAAAGTCTGTAGATATGGAGCTTTATATATTGGTTGA
- a CDS encoding UbiX family flavin prenyltransferase, with product MKIIVGITGASGVIYAKRLLEALDKHETILVISEAGKRVIEEELNMSWEKLKDLANEYYDNNDFFSPYASGSNKFDSAIIIPCSMKTLSAIANGYASSLIVRVADIALKERRKLIICPREMPLNSIHLRNMLKLSNLGAIIMPPIPAFYSKPKTVDDIVNFVVGRILDILGVDNKLYNRWRS from the coding sequence ATGAAAATAATAGTGGGAATAACAGGAGCTAGTGGAGTTATATATGCTAAAAGATTATTAGAAGCTTTGGATAAGCATGAAACAATTTTAGTTATTTCTGAGGCGGGAAAGAGGGTAATTGAAGAAGAATTGAATATGAGTTGGGAAAAATTGAAGGATTTAGCTAATGAATATTATGACAATAATGACTTTTTCTCTCCATATGCTTCTGGATCTAATAAATTTGATTCAGCAATAATTATCCCTTGTTCAATGAAAACACTTTCAGCTATAGCTAATGGATATGCAAGTAGCTTAATAGTTAGGGTTGCTGATATAGCATTAAAAGAGAGAAGAAAATTAATTATCTGTCCAAGAGAGATGCCTCTTAATAGTATACACTTAAGAAATATGTTAAAGCTATCTAACTTGGGGGCAATAATTATGCCTCCCATACCAGCCTTTTACAGCAAGCCAAAAACAGTTGATGATATAGTTAATTTTGTTGTAGGGAGAATCTTAGATATTTTAGGTGTTGATAATAAGTTATATAATAGATGGAGATCATAA